A single Sporosarcina sp. FSL W8-0480 DNA region contains:
- a CDS encoding alanine--glyoxylate aminotransferase family protein — protein MRNEEMLLIPGPTPVIDSIYDAMSSETRGHTDPRFVEIYKRSIERTREMFKTDGEVFVVSGSGTIGMEMALVNTVAAGERLLIISHGYFGDRFIQLGKAFGIEIDVLQAEWGKQVNPAEVEQKLSENTYKAVTITHADTSTGVAADLDALVPIIKKHGALVILDGVCATAAMEEDMSKEYSGPGNKIDVVLTGSQKAIGVPPGLAIVAFNQTALDAREKMAQIPAYYCDIKNWIPIMQDPSKYFATPPVNLIYAYDAGMKLVMEEGLEKRYARHTAFGRAVRGALREYGMTPLAEEDVAASTLSCILYPEGVNDAEFRSALGKKGIIVAGALAHLGGKAFRIGHMGNTTEEMLISAIEKIGETLNEIGHEVTIENAVKRFKESVSTGV, from the coding sequence ATGCGTAATGAAGAAATGCTTTTGATACCGGGACCAACTCCGGTTATTGACTCAATTTACGATGCTATGTCAAGTGAGACAAGAGGTCACACGGATCCAAGATTTGTCGAGATTTACAAGCGCTCAATCGAAAGGACGCGCGAAATGTTCAAGACGGATGGAGAGGTATTCGTCGTTTCCGGGTCCGGAACGATCGGGATGGAAATGGCGTTAGTCAATACGGTCGCTGCAGGTGAGCGATTATTGATCATCAGCCATGGATATTTCGGAGACAGATTCATCCAGTTAGGGAAGGCATTCGGGATTGAGATTGATGTTCTTCAAGCGGAATGGGGAAAACAGGTAAATCCTGCTGAAGTGGAACAGAAATTATCGGAGAATACATACAAGGCGGTGACGATTACTCATGCTGATACGTCGACCGGTGTAGCGGCCGATTTGGATGCCCTTGTGCCGATCATCAAAAAACATGGTGCCCTTGTCATTTTGGATGGCGTCTGTGCGACGGCCGCAATGGAGGAGGATATGAGCAAGGAATATAGTGGACCGGGGAACAAGATTGACGTCGTTCTGACAGGCTCACAAAAGGCGATTGGCGTTCCTCCGGGATTAGCGATTGTTGCTTTCAATCAAACCGCTTTGGATGCACGTGAGAAAATGGCGCAAATTCCGGCGTATTATTGCGACATTAAAAACTGGATCCCGATCATGCAAGATCCTTCAAAATACTTTGCTACGCCTCCGGTGAACTTGATCTATGCTTATGATGCCGGTATGAAGTTGGTTATGGAAGAAGGATTGGAGAAACGATACGCGAGACATACCGCTTTCGGAAGAGCTGTCCGCGGTGCGCTACGCGAATACGGGATGACGCCATTGGCAGAGGAGGACGTTGCTGCATCGACATTGAGCTGCATCCTTTATCCTGAAGGTGTGAATGATGCAGAATTCCGTAGTGCATTAGGCAAAAAAGGCATAATCGTAGCTGGGGCCTTGGCTCATTTAGGCGGCAAAGCGTTCCGTATCGGGCATATGGGGAACACGACAGAAGAAATGCTTATTTCAGCAATCGAAAAAATTGGTGAAACATTGAATGAAATCGGTCATGAAGTGACAATTGAAAATGCAGTTAAACGCTTCAAAGAATCCGTTTCTACGGGCGTATAA
- a CDS encoding YhfH family protein, with protein sequence METQTKSAKTCVECGCEIVEQVESLLYECERCIGKYIE encoded by the coding sequence ATGGAAACTCAAACAAAGTCAGCGAAGACATGCGTGGAATGTGGATGTGAAATTGTGGAGCAAGTCGAGTCTCTACTATATGAATGTGAGCGCTGTATCGGAAAGTATATAGAATGA